A genomic region of Rhipicephalus sanguineus isolate Rsan-2018 chromosome 1, BIME_Rsan_1.4, whole genome shotgun sequence contains the following coding sequences:
- the LOC119387880 gene encoding uncharacterized protein LOC119387880 has protein sequence MQKCLIWLSILCTALEAMKLNQSVLERAYRRDVWLANSLLDLIVERLDRDPGVSAALDPLTLDEVIMDRGRIFNVSVEGLSRLRRSADTVLRLRNAYTVTIEGQLTFGNLFIKSMYQFKPISVLELEGHMDVILTGLTVGIEIRVQHEVPVLTQFKVIEFGEADVTRFTGATIALNWLGRILTTELLRQYKEYIVITIETKAKSFIDSVLQNIQLPFRSKFLEITNHARKTHRERRIIRRKH, from the exons ATGCAGAAATGCCTTATTTGGCTAAGCATATTATGTACCGCCTTGGAAGCCATGA AGCTGAACCAGAGCGTCCTGGAGCGAGCGTACCGTCGCGACGTGTGGTTGGCGAACAGCTTGCTGGACCTGATTGTGGAGCGTTTGGATCGCGATCCGGGCGTGTCGGCCGCCTTGGACCCGCTGACTTTGGACGAAGTCATCATGGACCGGGGCCGCATCTTCAACGTGTCCGTGGAAGGCCTGAGCCGACTGCGCCGGTCTGCGGACACTGTGCTCCGGTTACGCAACGCGTACACCGTGACCATCGAGGGGCAGCTTACGTTCGGCAACCTCTTCATCAAGAGCATGTATCAATTCAAGCCCATTTCGGTGCTCGAGCTAGAGGGGCACATGGATGTTATACTGACGGGTCTCACGGTCGGCATCGAGATCCGCGTCCAGCATGAAGTCCCCGTGCTGACACAGTTCAAG GTGATAGAATTCGGAGAGGCCGACGTCACGCGCTTCACGGGAGCCACGATCGCCCTCAACTGGCTTGGCCGTATCTTGACCACGGAGCTACTGCGCCAATACAAGGAGTACATCGTGATCACCATCGAGACCAAGGCGAAGTCATTCATCGATTCAGTTCTCCAGAACATTCAGCTGCCTTTTCGTAGCAAGTTCCTCGAGATCACGAACCACGCTCGCAAAACGCACCGGGAGCGGCGAATTATCCGTCGGAAACATTAA